The genomic window AGGAACTGAGAGTTACAAGCAGTTAAGCTTGTGATGGAGGAGTGGAGGCATTGGTTAGGGCGATCTCAGCATCAAGAATGTTGCCTCTATCAGATAAGCTAAGTGTCGAATTTCCCAGCAAACTGGATTGGAACTAGTTTTCACATGGCCCAATTTCACTTTTCCTACAGGCCGGGCTCGAAGAACATCAAGGCTAACACCCTTTCCTCCCAGCAAGACTGTTCAGAAAAGGACCAGACACTCCTGCCCATCATCCCTAGGCAATGCATTCTAGACCTCAATTCTCCTGAACAGCTTATCTCATTGCTCTTTTCAAGCTCCTGTTTGCCCAGAGGACTGTTGGAAGACCACTACACAGTATTGTCAGAATACATAGCCTTCATGCTGACATGGCCGTCTTTGGCTCCTCATTCAGCCTTTCATCCCCAGTCGAATCGGCAAGTCAGTGAGTTAATCCGAGCCTTAAAAAGTGTCTTTGCTGCTTTGTCTCTGCCAAGCCATCCTGCTGGAGTCAGTTTCTAATTTGGGCAGAGTTGGCACATAACACACTGCAGAGGTCTTCCACTGGATTATGTCTTTTTGAGTGCCAGTTTGGGTTCCGGCCACCATCTTTTTTAAGCCAAGAAGTGAAGGTTGGAGTTTCGTCAGTGGAGAGATTCATCACACGGTGTCAGAGGTTTTGGAGATTTGAGCAACTCTGGTGTGCACGGCAGCAAAGTAGAAGTAAAAGTAGAAGATCTATTCGCTCCTTTAGGCCAGGATAAAAGGTCTGGCTTTCCACCAAAGACCTGCCGCTGTGATTAGACTTCTGAAAGCTCACCCCAAGATTTGTCAGACTCTTCAGGATTTTTCAGAGAATCACTCCTGTTACTTCTTGGCTAGCCTTTCGCAGATCAATGAAAGTTACACCCACGTTTCACGTCTCTCTATTCCAGCAGCTGAGGTCTTCAATATTTGGTCGACTGGGAACGTTATGGCTCAGAGGAGCATGCTTGGAGTCCCACTCAACATGTCCTGGGCTCAGATGAATGCTTGAATCCCACCATCACTGCCTCAATCTGACCACCAGAGGGAGTCAGAAAACAACACCAGACGGACATGCTGAAGTTCACTAGAAGCCTACTAGATAATAATCTCATTATTAGTTTATTGCCTATACACTTTTCTTGTTGGCTTACTGTTTGTTGCTGAGTGTTGAAGTATCCTGCcaggcagccgtggcctaatggTCAGAGAAGCGGGCTTGCGACCAGAGGGTCACCAGTTCAATCTCCGGAACCGGGCAGGAAAAAATGTGAACAGCGCTTTACCCTCTCTCAACAttcacagctgaagtgcccttgggcaaggcagtTAACCCCAAAACTGCCCCCCAGGTACTACGGTtttgtggctgcccactgctccgggtgtgtgttcactgcctcctagtgtgtgtgtgtgtgtgtgtgtgtgtgctcactgctcatagtgtgtgttgtgtgttcactgctttggATGGGTCAAAATGCAGAGGTCGAATTCCCCCATTTGTGGGATTAATAAAGGAATTAAATTttaaaacttaaacttaaaattTATAAGATCTATGAATTATGTACTCAGACAAATATATGAACTTCAGcacttcagtttctctttttccctcttctcaaaaagaaagaaaaggtcttTGTGTTTTCACTTATTTTGACTGATTATGGTAAACTGTCGCAAAAATTTGACCTCTGTCTGCTTACATCTTTTGAGTGTGGACTTCAGCTCTGCAGGTGGGTCCACTGCAGCACTGGGGATTCTAAGGTTAACTCGCCTGTGACAGACAATTACAGATCTCTGTCTGCATgatttttgaaatgtgaataatatatatacatatattaagTCTTTCAGCAGCATATATTTTTCAATTAACGATGTTTTATGGGGGTATTAGCCAGTTCAGCAGGAGTGAGTAAGTGCGTGAGTTACAAGTGAGGTTCATGAGGTGCTTTGCACCTAATATATACCTTATTACatactattaaaaaaaagcaactgaagaaaaaaagaccacaacAATTTAGCCATATCACCACTATACAAAATTAAGTACTCCCTACCCTGACAAAAGAATGTGAAATACTCTTAGAGTTACCCAGTGACACCAAAGATCCGTGCTGTACAGCAGAGCGTTTTACAGTAGGTAATGATTGTTTCTTCTTCCCGAGTAACTGTAAGCCACTATTGTGATAGTGTAAATTTAATgtatatgaatgaatgcattttaCAACTGGTTCATGAATGCTATTTATCGACACAGCTTTTGTACTAACTCATATGCCGTAATACGGGCTGACATTTCGCTCAGCTTTTGAGCCTGTAAAGCGTTCGGTAAATATCGGTATGTCCGAGTAAAGCTGGACGTTGGCTTGTGACGACACATTTAATTAATGACCAGGCTGCTACTCGCTCTACAGCTCTGCTGAGCGCAACTTCCACCTTTTACAAACTGCGCAGGCCCTGTTGCAAATGAACGGGGCCACCACACTCACGTGAGAGGGCGGAAGTAATAGCAAGAAGTCACTAGAGTGATAGAAATGATAGCAAGTgatattgtttttctgtctgaaaataGGATAACAAGTCACCTCTAATTGATTTATCGGTCGTTTCCAATGTGAAATTTCTAACAGAACATAGTATTTTGATGGATTTATGCACACTGGTATGCTGACCCGTGTTAAACTAGTTTTCCTGGTGTAAGTGTTAATGCTAACTGTGTTGATTTATTGTGACGAATTATGTCCTCGAGTCATTCCAAAACATCGAGCAGTGTGATGAGTGATCATATCGGTTTTTTGGGTGGAAGAATTCCCACAGAAATTGAAATTATGTCTAAACACTTGAAGGATTTGGACAAAGAATCATTCAGAAAAATGCTCAAAGGTCAGTTTACTTCATTGCTCTTAAGACCTAAGTGTAattattgtgttttaaaaactcCATCTGTTTACTGTAAAGAAAATGACTGGCTTTCCTAAGCCTTTAAAAagcataatatatatatatttttttttgtatcctgTTGCTATGTTGCTATGCTATGACTAAACTAGAGTGAAGCTGGACATGCATAACCAACGTTTGATGGGCAACTCTGcatcaaatttgtgtgtgtatatatatatatatatatgtgtgtgtgtgtgtgtgaattcaaaGAGCTCTAGACAaatttaatcatatttttttcacagttgttGTTAATGGCATTGAGGGTAAGAACTGCAACGAGGCAATGAAATCGATAGCAGAAAGCAGTGCTCTCTCTGAAGAGAAATTAAGTCACGTCGTAGCTGGCATGTATGTACTCCTGAAGGAAGCATTACGACTCCCTGTCTCATCGCTAAAACAGGAGGTGATGTACCAAATCAGTTCCTCATAAAATTAGGTCCTTTGGGCTTTGATACCAGACTATTTCTGTAGTGAGAGCTGTACACAGAAAGTATCTGAAAGTGACTTAATATTTCCCTGTGTTAGGCCTTCAAAGAAGATCTGAGGGAGCTAAGGTAAGAGAATGTTGGGTAGCCCGCGGGGGTACTATTCGTGACACAGATATCAAAATTAGTTTTACAGTCTCACCTAACACCATTTGAGTGCTGACTTAACGCTGACATTTTGTAACCTCCGTTGGTAAATTGCGCATTACCTTTGTTTATTTTCCGCCAACTATCCCGAAACTTGTCTATGGACTGCTTCATCTCAGTATACTTTGTGAGCATCCTAGACATCTGGTCTTTATAGAGCTGGTATGTATAATGCGACTGAGAATTCGTCCTAAAATTTAGCACCCAAAGAAACTTTGTTAAAAGCTGAGAGTAAGAATGTGTCACAAAATCGCTCATCCCTCAGAGCAACTCTTAACGAAGGGAAGCATTGAATCCCAGGAATAAACATGAAGTAAGACAGTTGCAGTGCCGTAAAACGACCGTTACGTGCTCTTGTAGCTTAGCTATATGCCTAGCTATGCTCACTCGCAATGTTCAGAAACCTGTAATATTCGGCTAATAATCAGAAATTTACCGAAGTAAGCtgaatatttaatatgtttctAAAAGGGTGTACACATTTGTGCGAAGTCATAAAAAGAAATTGCCTACTAATAAACCTCAACAatacgacggagtattagggccacgttgaggaaaaaaaatctgggatttggagaataaagtcgtaattgagaaaaaaaagtcataatattacgagaataatgTCGTAGCCTCCTCACttgtttgtggtgatgctggtgtaaACAAAACTATTGTGCTGCCAGTGAGTCGTATAAAAGTGTAGCAGGTACagttatgtacagtacataatacttgataatgataataaacaactgtgttactgttttatgtatttaccATACTGTAATTTTGTATCGTTATTTTAGAGTgtaatatttgaagaaaaagtcgtaatattacgagaataaaatcgtacAATTTCGAGGGggaaaacataatttttaggaaaatatattaccagcaaccaacaaaacgggcgagaggacagtcagtggCTGGCTGAGTCGCTTCTAGTAACTGCTATTTGTCTCAGGCGTAGTCATTTATGAAACCAATGCTGAACTACAACTTCACAAGATACTACACGTTCCTCATTTTTACACAGACGGTAGGTTTCTCTTCTGAtgtttcccctctaaaataacacgtagcctaaaattacgactttactCTCGTAATATTACTTTTCCTGTAAAATTACGACTACATGCTCGCAccattatgacttttttttgtaaaatttcGAACTTATTCTCGTATCATTACGACCTTGtcctcgaaatctcagaattttttccaCTCAAtatggccctaatactccgtcgtgCAACAATATCGGGTCGAATACCGGCTTAAATTGGAGTTAAGAGCACTCTTAAGGTTAAAGAATCATTGCCTTATATCTTATTCTTAGGAGTAAGTACAAGTCTGAATTGCATGAGGTCCAAGATTTTTTTGGCGCTTTAGACCAAAATTTTGCTTTTAGCGGCTGGACACATGGGtcggttgattttttttctttcggtgCTCCAATTCAGAGGATGTAGATTTACGTTTCACCAGCGGCCCATGTTTGTCAGATTTTTAAACCAAAGTTCATTTAATTGAAACCCGTTAGAGGAAGGCCGTTTATCTTCGTCTGGTGTGATAATGTTAGCAAGACATGCAGTGTGAACTTTGACACTTGGTGGAACAATGCGACCACTGATCTACCGATATTGTTGGTCTGGGGACActtgtagagagaaagagatgattcACGAATTGGTTTTTCAGCTACGCTCTGATTTGAGGACTCGCAAATTATTCagatttatttaattcatttgtATCTATACATGGCTATAGCTAATAAATGTATGTGGGAATTTCTAGCATTACAAACGCTGGGCTTGTGGCAGTGATTAATATTGTGCGAAATACCCATAATCCCAAGCGGAAATTTACGCCCTGTGGTTGTTATTCAAAATTAACAAAACTGAAaccatttcaaaaacacaataaCCATCACTATCTACTCTTTGCAGGATATCTGAGGATTTCATCACAGACTTTGCCAGTGTTGTTTTTGGAAACAGGTTTGTAAATTAGTTGAGTATATAGAATAGCATTACCCAGTTTGTGGATTCTGAGGATATCTGACAGGCAATGAATGTAGATGATTGCAAAGAGATTCTAAATGAATTACAAGGCAAATCACAGTAAATTCCCCCTTGTGACTGGAGCACACTGCTCGCTGTTATTAGTTCTTTGTAACTGACTCACGCACAAAAAGATTCCACGCACTCTACTTTACAGTTTTATCATGGTACATGTTTTTAACTGGTTGTAAGCTAGTGTCACCTCTGTCTATCTCCGTTCTTTCTGATCCTCATTTCTTTTGCACTGACAGACGCACAACACTTGAAACTGCAGCTATACAGCAAGGTCCAAGATTGCCAGGTCTAGAGGAGTTCAGATGGAGGGTGGATGTAGCCATCTCAACCAGGTATACTGGACTGAACAATGACTTGAGAGACTCTGTGTaatgaaaacacagaagaaataTCAATAGAACTGGGCCAGTGCCTGTTAGCTGATTGAGCATcacaaaagaaaaggggaaaaaaagagaaatagacgATGTGGGGCACATTTTAACAGCATTGGCAGTCTTTGATAGTTCTGCGTATTACATCAGTGTTTCTCAGCTCCCCTGGACAACATGTTATAGTTACTGTTAATGCCTAACAGCAACAAAACTAGCTCAAGAGGCCAAAGCTCAGTAATCGCTGGATAATGTGCTGGCCTCTGGGTCTTCAGGGCCGGAGTTTAGAACCACTGAAATATATCATTAGTATCGTCTAGTCATAGTTTCTGTGTTCAGGAACATGTATTTGATTTGTCAGCTAAActaaaaaagtgagagagaaggtttTTAAGATTCTGTGCCTTCGGTTTAAATGATGCTTAAAGCTCTCCGCATAGTTGAAGCATTTCAGTACTCATCAGTTTTGTACATTTAATCAGTGTTTGATTGATCAGTTTTATTGCACAGAAACTTCATAGTGACTTTAGATATAATTTAATGACTAGTTTACTCTCTGATATTTTTTGGATGGGGAAGCAGCGTTTAAGGGCAAAAAACATGAGTACCACTGAGTTGTTATGAAACCCATATTAGCAGAATAAGAGGAAGCCAGTGCCTGTCAAGTAgggaaaaatgtcaaaattaaaaacattatttaaacaaattaGGATGTATTTCTTAGATATTACAGGGATGAAACTAAAATGAAACTAAAACTCTTACATCACCAGTAagctcattttccatttttttggctttttacCAGAGCAGAATATCAGTGACTTTGGACTGGTTTCTCTGAGCTGCCACGCATTTAATATTGTGACATTCAGCATTTTGATTGGAGGCATAtgcaaattgtttttttgtttttttgcatcttAATTTCAGCTCTTTGGCCCGTGCCTTGCAACCTTCCATTCTAATGCAGATGAAGCTTTCAGATGGAAATATCCATCGCTTTGAGGTATCTGCTAACATCATATATCTCTGTTCATACTTTGTAATGTGCAGTGGCCTCATCACATGTGCTGATTCACATGTTagcataaaaatgtaaaaaaagaaaacgttttaCACACTGTCAGCTTACTTTCATAGGAAAGCATACCAACATTATTATAACATGTGGACAAGTTACACAAGAAGTTTTAGtcacatttattttgatttagaCATGTGCATACAAATAAGACAGCAGAGACAACATATAACTGTTTTGAACATACTTATAATTTTATCAGTGCTGATATTTTAATCTCTGTAATGCCCTTTTATATCTTACCTTTATGGATCAGTTAATAAGTGTGATCTTCTTTTTGTAGGTTCCTGTCTCTAAGTTCCAGGAACTGCGCTACAATGTTGCTCTTATTTTAAAAGAGATGAATGACCTGGAGAAGAGAAGTATTCTTAAGATTCAAGACTGAGAATTGTTCACAAACCACTATTTCCAGCAGTAGTAGACCAACATTTTTACCATAATTCAATATATTGTTGTACTTCTGGACTTTTCTTACCTGTAATAAAAGTGAGCaaatacattgtgtgtgttcatatggaAATCTTTGCATATGTAGCATTTTTCTTGCACCCATGAAAAGGGCCATTTTAAGAAATATTGTCTGATTTCAAGCAGCTCCGGTAAATACACATGTACCGTAGCATGAATCACTCCATTTTTAGATTACATGTGAATAGTCATTAATAAAACTGTGTCCTATACTTAATTACAGTGATGtattaaaagtattaaaaagCACTCCCTTATGGAActccttttgtgttttatgacaaACACATTAATACCTGATATGATCATGAAACATAGTTACTACTCATTAGTGGTTGCATTATTTTATCATAGGCAATGTAGCAATTTGATCCAAAGCTATAGAAGAACATTTCATGCAGAAGATAGGTCACATATCCATATATGGGAATTGTAAAAGCTTTGTATATGTGAGATAAACAGTGTAAGTAAGGTAAAGCATGCTGAGTACTTAGGCCTACATATAACTACACAAGTCTACTCTCAATTCTCTGGAAAGTGTCATTTCTACCAAGTGACTGTAAACTTGCTATATGtccattttttatttcaacaaATTGTGTTGCAATGAATCCAGAAAAGGACAACTGTTGAACTGTCATACCCCCTTTAATAACCATTAGCAGTTCACTGTAGTCATTGAACAGATACAAATTGTTGCACACATGGAACATATTTAACTTCCAGATCACAGATTATAAAGAATGCAGTGGGGCAGTACACCTCTGGATATCCATGCTGTTGTtgcatgtgtagttatgtgagcactgttttttttgttgtttttatgttgtcagATTGATGCTAGATCGTGTTATAGGTCTTACCCTCTTCTAAAGATATTACCCTCTTCTTCGTATTATACACTGAAATATATGAAGAAAACGCTGACTAAGGAAAACAACATCCATGGACACCCCAATGCCTATACTTAATCTCATCAAGGTCTAGACACTCTGACTGGGTTAAAGGGTTGGCCCAGTTTCACTTGTAAAAGTTATCAAGAAGGTTGCCCTGGCCTTGTTATGGAATCCTGTCTGCAAATGGGATTGAGTTCATGCCAGACGACCTATATATCCCTTGCAGTTATTGTAGACTTCGGCCTGAGAGTATGTCTATATTTCTGTAACACACATAACTTGTAATTGCACAATTCAGCAAAAAATGATTTCTTCACTCATTGGATGAGAGTTTAAAACTACTTTTAcattaaacatatttcagttttaaggaaactgtctccactgttttgtgtttttttttttttttttttttcccagatatGGTAACCATGACCGTTGAAGTAACCGTCAACTAAATGTGCACTTCGCAGTAAATCCCAAAACCTAATATGTTTTTACCGGATACAAAGGTAGGTGACCGGATTTAATACTCAGACCAGACGTTCAGTGTTACAACTGAATTGTTTTGTAACAGTTTTAGTAACCCATCCAATAGGAACGGCAGACTTTGGTCACATGATAACGTTTATgcaacaccttttttttctcttatcagTTTTGCTGAACGATGGAATCATTTGAGAGTGGTAAACTGGGCTGACTacaggagaaaaagatgaaagaaaaagatctaAACACTTAATTTACGAAAGGCTTGAAACAACACTGAGGACAGTCTCCCTAGTTAACCATGGGAACAGAGAGTATGGAAAACATGCTGGAGCTCGCTGCAGAGGCTTTCCAGTCTAAAAACTTTGAGCTTGCCGCGGATATATACGAGTGTCAGTTTGTGCACTACAGTGACCCTGTCATTCAACAAGAGTTGCTGGTCAGGCGAGCGGATGCACTGGCGTTTGATGGCAAGTTAAATGAAGCCTTTGAAACATACCAGAAAGCCTCAGAGTTTGAGCGGCTGCGACCTGTCCAACTGGAAAATCTTATTGAATGCCTCTCTAGCAACATAGGGAAAAAAGACGGGACCCACAGTCAAAACAAGCAGCATGTGGAAGCTGCTCAGCGTAGCGGATATGATGCGTTCGCATGTAGGATATGTTTCGGATTTCTGTACGAGCCAGTTACATTGCCTTGtggacactgtttctgtaaaaagtgcctccagagagagagaaaaccaattTCTTGTAAAGACTGTAAGGAGAGCACGAAACTCACAAACGTGCATGAATACAAAGTCAATGTTGTTCTTAGCAACTTGATGTCAAAGTGGTTTCCATCTGAACTCATCGCTGTCAAATTGAGACTGGAGGGTAATGGATTGTATGCTGAGAAGAGAATGGAAGCTGCCTTGGATAAATACAATGAAGCAATTCTCATAGGTAGGCTAATAACCTACAATTTGTATTGCAAAATATGTGTATTATTCATATTAATTTGTTGTATGGTTTTTCATCTCAAAAAGTCTCTGAGTAGCTGTAGGGATAGATGGTGTTCTATTTACAAATGTTATATATCGTAATCATTGGGGCACTTCGACATTACCGTAAATGACGCAAATGATATAACTTCAAatttgaggaaagaaagagagctccAGAATAAAGTATAGTATCTGTAGAAAGTGTCATAAAAATACGTTTGTTTTAGCCTAATTTCAAAAGCGCTATGACGCAGCCACGGAAAGATGGGCGTGGATGTTGAATAAGGTACAATCTAGGCTAGGATACCGAATATTGCGTAAGTGTGCGCCATGCGGTCTCACGATTGTATAACCAATAACAGACCGTGAATATATAGGTCAGGGTGGCTGAGGTCATGTGTTAAATTGATTTCGAATTTTGTAACTTGCCGCATTGTGATGGTGATCGAGCTTCTGTTACCTCCCTGTACACATCTAAGATAACTAGAACAAGAGCTTTTTGTTGAGTTATCTAAAACAAGTGTTATCCTCAGTGTTACGACCCGAACGGCATCAGACAGTGCTTCGAAATTTCTTGCTTTGATTGTTGCCACACTTGTAGAAATTGTGGATATTAATAACTTGAGGCCTGACATAAAGAAGAAGACCTGTGGTATTAATGAAAATGtagatgaaagaatgacaatacATACATTATTATCCTTTGtaatatatgtaaatacatttgAATACCATATAAAATTTATGTAAAATATGAGTAACACTCGTTCCTGGGAGTATGTGATCAAGTGTAATTGCTGTA from Chanos chanos chromosome 2, fChaCha1.1, whole genome shotgun sequence includes these protein-coding regions:
- the commd5 gene encoding COMM domain-containing protein 5, which produces MSSSHSKTSSSVMSDHIGFLGGRIPTEIEIMSKHLKDLDKESFRKMLKVVVNGIEGKNCNEAMKSIAESSALSEEKLSHVVAGMYVLLKEALRLPVSSLKQEAFKEDLRELRISEDFITDFASVVFGNRRTTLETAAIQQGPRLPGLEEFRWRVDVAISTSSLARALQPSILMQMKLSDGNIHRFEVPVSKFQELRYNVALILKEMNDLEKRSILKIQD